The window TCAATTTTATCACCGTTTAATTTCAGTTCGCTTAAGGTAACTTCCTGAGTTTGCAGATGATAGCGATCGCCTTTACCGAGATAACTGAGCCGAATACCATCGAGATTAAATTCAGGGAGTTTCAGGTCTTGATGGGCATGGGATAAATCCATCACTAATACACCTTGGTCACCCACCACTTCCGCTTGATCGTTTTGCACCACCAGAGCCGTATTTTCATCAATGCCAAATCCCAGTTTATAACCGATCGCTTGCATGATTACGAGCGATCGCCCCAACCGTCCCCGGACTAAAAAATGCTGATCGACAAAAAAATCCGGGCCGATAAAGCCTAAACCTCGGTTAATTTCTCTTCCCCAGTGAACCCCGAATTTCATCACATCTAAAATCTCAGGAGGATTGCGAAACATGGTGGTACTCATGATCGCTGCACCTGCACTGGTTCCGGCCACTACTCCCCCTCGATGATAAATCTCCCAAATCACATCGAGCATGGGGGTATTTTCCCCCGATTCGGTATACAAAGCTTGGGTAATATAGGATTGATCTCCCCCAGTAAAAAAGACCCCATTACACTCTCGAACCTGGGCTAA of the Roseofilum capinflatum BLCC-M114 genome contains:
- a CDS encoding cyanophycinase → MSEVSKPAGSLVIIGGALRYNNHEVWKRIVELSGGKGAKIAVFPTASRNPQKTNYTVDALRGQGAEAIAIPVAVKNRDVDYREAVYDPQLLAQVRECNGVFFTGGDQSYITQALYTESGENTPMLDVIWEIYHRGGVVAGTSAGAAIMSTTMFRNPPEILDVMKFGVHWGREINRGLGFIGPDFFVDQHFLVRGRLGRSLVIMQAIGYKLGFGIDENTALVVQNDQAEVVGDQGVLVMDLSHAHQDLKLPEFNLDGIRLSYLGKGDRYHLQTQEVTLSELKLNGDKIDPNSPDFRPYMSGDRFYPDLLAHSVLDDLLAHLIDSHQQEVTALAFNPLSADRKARLGFKFTFWKGQDSLGYYTGALGVTSYTVLNIYAAVKPIQMKPVLYDELK